In a genomic window of Perognathus longimembris pacificus isolate PPM17 chromosome 21, ASM2315922v1, whole genome shotgun sequence:
- the Ppp1r3b gene encoding protein phosphatase 1 regulatory subunit 3B has product MMAVDIEYRYSSMAPSLRRERFPFKLSPKLSKPLRPCIQLASRKEAGGLVTPTVPEKKVKKRVSFADNQGLALTMVKVFSEFDDPLDIPFHITELLDNLVSLTTAESESFVLDFPQPSADYLDFRNRLQTGHVCLENCVLKDKALAGTVKVHNLAFEKIVKIRMTFDTWKSFTDFPCQYVKDTYAGSDRDTFSFDISLPEKMQSYERIEFAVCYECNGQAYWDSNRGKNYRIIRAELKATQGMIDPPSGPDFGIAFDQFGSPRCSYGLFPEWPSYLGYEKLGPYY; this is encoded by the coding sequence ATGATGGCCGTGGACATAGAGTACAGATACAGCAGCATGGCCCCATCGCTGCGTCGAGAGCGCTTCCCCTTCAAGCTGTCCCCGAAGCTGAGCAAGCCGCTGAGGCCCTGCATTCAGCTAGCCAGCAGGAAGGAAGCCGGCGGGCTGGTGACCCCAACAGTCCCTGAGAAGAAGGTGAAAAAGCGGGTTTCCTTTGCAGACAACCAAGGGCTGGCCCTGACAATGGTCAAAGTGTTCTCCGAGTTTGATGACCCACTAGATATTCCGTTCCACATCACCGAGCTCCTGGACAACCTGGTGAGTCTGACGACAGCAGAGAGCGAGAGCTTTGTGCTGGATTTCCCGCAGCCCTCTGCAGACTACTTAGACTTCAGAAACCGGCTGCAGACCGGCCACGTCTGCCTGGAAAACTGCGTGTTGAAAGACAAAGCCCTGGCCGGGACCGTGAAGGTTCACAACCTGGCCTTCGAGAAGATCGTGAAAATCAGAATGACGTTTGACACTTggaagagcttcacagacttccCTTGTCAGTACGTGAAAGACACTTACGCCGGCTCCGACAGGGACACCTTCTCCTTTGACATCAGCCTCCCCGAGAAAATGCAGTCCTATGAAAGAATCGAGTTTGCTGTGTGTTACGAGTGCAACGGCCAGGCGTACTGGGACAGCAACAGAGGCAAAAACTACAGGATCATCCGAGCAGAGCTGAAAGCCACTCAGGGAATGATCGACCCACCCAGTGGACCCGATTTCGGAATAGCCTTTGACCAGTTTGGAAGCCCACGGTGTTCCTACGGTCTATTTCCCGAGTGGCCTAGTTACTTAGGCTACGAAAAGCTAGGCCCCTACTACTAG